One region of Cystobacter ferrugineus genomic DNA includes:
- a CDS encoding primase-helicase family protein, with amino-acid sequence MSTSINPADTLANAADVETALAHVAKLPLVKVVPLERYLARRHDGRGFAPEFLTQKAAEDYLILRGLLAPRDTWPRGVSPLAASPNVPGLCAGVMAIECKPNEPDLLMRRDGTLAVNTWEAPSLVPVPGEWPAVRRVLLWLAEDEAGLDWLLNWIAFKVQRPGFRPGTAILLQGPPGSGKNVLYRVLAHLLGPSNCVQIGESDLAKPYNLHFATKLLIFANELLDNHRRGSSLGDGLKATITDSEVFLESKGVARTPAANRAALLAATNRTKPIEIEEADRRWTVFHNKAKPAEHAHPNLGMTHREFLESLHSPGEDDSFTPEFMRQIAAFAHAMGTREVDLQRVRRPHANTSREELQQLSEPVTEQFLRELNESPDADGQLRDWAFSSRQASVMNRAPGPLVGKSKAFTNDALYAAVCGFCCVVGQKHPPQKRTFLAALKAAGWIEQRDNKARGWLPPWHQSGDDPTPQAAKVVPLSGARSVPGASASAAYSSVEPMPSRATPDSGHGDTR; translated from the coding sequence ATGAGCACGAGCATCAATCCCGCTGACACGCTGGCCAACGCAGCCGACGTGGAAACGGCACTTGCCCACGTTGCCAAGCTGCCGCTCGTGAAGGTTGTTCCGCTGGAGCGCTACCTTGCACGGCGACACGATGGGCGCGGCTTCGCACCGGAGTTCCTGACGCAGAAGGCCGCCGAGGACTACCTGATCCTTCGCGGGCTGTTGGCCCCCCGCGACACATGGCCACGCGGAGTCAGCCCATTGGCCGCCTCGCCGAACGTGCCGGGCCTCTGTGCTGGCGTCATGGCCATTGAGTGCAAGCCAAACGAGCCCGATCTCCTCATGCGCCGGGATGGGACGCTCGCGGTCAACACCTGGGAGGCCCCCTCGCTCGTGCCAGTGCCGGGTGAGTGGCCCGCTGTGCGTCGCGTTCTGCTCTGGCTCGCCGAAGACGAGGCCGGTCTTGATTGGCTGCTCAACTGGATCGCGTTCAAGGTCCAGCGTCCCGGATTCAGGCCGGGCACCGCCATCCTTCTGCAAGGTCCCCCGGGCTCGGGAAAGAACGTGCTCTATCGCGTGCTTGCTCACCTGCTCGGGCCCTCCAACTGCGTTCAGATTGGCGAGTCGGACCTGGCCAAGCCCTACAACCTCCACTTCGCGACAAAGCTGCTCATTTTCGCCAACGAGCTGCTCGACAACCACAGGCGCGGCAGCTCACTCGGAGACGGGCTCAAGGCGACAATCACAGATAGCGAAGTCTTCCTGGAGAGCAAGGGCGTTGCCCGAACGCCAGCGGCCAACCGCGCCGCGCTGCTCGCCGCTACCAACCGAACGAAGCCCATCGAAATCGAGGAGGCCGACCGCCGCTGGACCGTGTTTCACAACAAAGCCAAGCCCGCCGAGCACGCGCATCCCAATCTCGGCATGACGCATCGGGAATTCTTGGAGTCGCTGCACTCGCCGGGGGAGGACGACTCATTCACGCCCGAGTTCATGCGTCAGATCGCCGCCTTCGCTCACGCAATGGGCACCCGAGAGGTGGACTTGCAGCGAGTCCGCAGACCGCACGCGAACACTTCCCGCGAGGAGCTTCAGCAACTCAGCGAGCCGGTGACCGAGCAATTCCTGCGCGAACTCAACGAGAGTCCTGACGCAGACGGGCAGCTCCGCGACTGGGCATTCAGCAGCCGACAGGCCAGCGTGATGAACCGAGCCCCGGGCCCGCTGGTGGGGAAGTCCAAGGCATTCACGAACGATGCGCTGTACGCGGCGGTCTGTGGCTTCTGCTGCGTGGTGGGGCAGAAGCACCCGCCGCAGAAGAGAACCTTTCTGGCCGCGTTGAAGGCGGCGGGCTGGATTGAGCAGCGCGACAACAAGGCTCGGGGCTGGCTGCCGCCCTGGCACCAGTCGGGCGACGACCCAACACCACAGGCAGCAAAGGTTGTTCCTCTCTCGGGAGCCCGGAGCGTGCCCGGTGCGAGTGCAAGCGCCGCTTACTCGTCCGTGGAGCCCATGCCGAGCCGCGCAACGCCCGACAGTGGGCACGGAGACACACGATGA
- a CDS encoding tyrosine-type recombinase/integrase — MSVRLRKWKTKEGKVQEAWWVDVKYQHPSGRVERVRKASPINTRRGAEEYERQIRHALLTGSFGKEKQSEAGRMPTVEEFVPRFLTYSENNNKYSSVVSKRQILDQHVIPALGRMPLDSIGLAEIEDFKAAMRKKTSGARARKDAPTKAALRKRKDIQPALLSLKTINNALTVVRKMLSLAQEHGIITHVPRVKLFKTAKAAFDFLSFEEAERVVAAAAPDWRAVVLVALKTGLRQGELIGLQWGDVDLQRGKLHVRRTIWRGVTGLPKGGRERTVDLPGSALEALKAHRHLRGPYVFCQADGQPHTNGTMKGPLERALREADICREQGRIGWHDLRHTYGSHLAMRGVPLKAIQELMGHATIEMTERYAHLSPEVRASAVQQLDLPVPQLNAAPARSAEGAH; from the coding sequence ATGAGCGTTAGACTGCGGAAGTGGAAGACGAAGGAGGGCAAGGTGCAAGAGGCGTGGTGGGTTGACGTGAAGTACCAGCACCCAAGCGGGAGGGTGGAGCGAGTCCGCAAGGCATCGCCCATCAACACCCGTCGCGGCGCTGAAGAGTACGAGCGTCAGATCCGGCACGCACTCCTCACGGGTTCCTTCGGAAAGGAAAAGCAGAGCGAGGCGGGGCGAATGCCTACCGTTGAAGAGTTTGTCCCTCGCTTCCTCACGTACAGCGAGAACAACAACAAATATTCGAGTGTCGTTTCCAAGCGCCAAATCCTCGATCAGCACGTCATTCCGGCTCTTGGCCGTATGCCGTTGGACTCCATCGGTCTGGCTGAGATCGAGGATTTCAAAGCGGCCATGCGCAAGAAGACGTCGGGAGCCCGCGCCCGGAAGGATGCCCCCACGAAGGCAGCCCTTCGCAAGCGTAAGGACATCCAGCCCGCGCTTCTGAGCCTCAAGACCATCAACAACGCGCTAACGGTGGTTCGCAAGATGCTGTCGCTCGCACAGGAGCACGGCATCATCACGCACGTTCCGCGCGTCAAGCTCTTCAAGACTGCGAAGGCGGCGTTCGACTTTCTCAGCTTTGAGGAAGCCGAGCGGGTGGTCGCCGCTGCGGCCCCTGACTGGCGCGCGGTCGTGCTCGTGGCGCTCAAGACGGGACTGCGGCAAGGCGAGCTGATCGGGCTCCAGTGGGGCGACGTGGACTTGCAGCGCGGCAAGCTGCACGTCCGGCGCACCATCTGGCGCGGGGTGACGGGGCTTCCCAAGGGCGGGCGCGAGCGGACGGTCGATCTGCCGGGCTCGGCCCTGGAAGCGCTCAAGGCACACCGGCACCTGCGCGGTCCCTACGTGTTCTGTCAGGCGGACGGGCAGCCGCACACGAACGGCACCATGAAGGGCCCTCTGGAGCGTGCGCTGCGCGAGGCGGACATCTGCCGCGAGCAGGGCCGCATCGGCTGGCACGACCTGCGGCACACCTACGGGAGCCACCTCGCGATGCGTGGCGTGCCGCTCAAGGCGATCCAGGAGCTGATGGGGCACGCGACCATCGAGATGACAGAGCGCTACGCGCACCTGTCCCCCGAGGTACGGGCGAGCGCCGTGCAACAGCTCGACCTCCCTGTGCCCCAGCTCAACGCCGCTCCGGCCAGAAGCGCCGAAGGGGCACACTGA
- a CDS encoding type VI immunity family protein: MIRLVLHLPFDHHDLALPVRQALELYLSTIGQGPEILSEWYELETEPFPLDDDNWEIIRAVMAPPRGGRFLDDIENPQEAHRYIKNQFERAVELWGGTTGVSGYGFFYLARLPWRDPGNTVSLVSFSWPTEYLEERGPKRMRELILELASLLPFSSGHAGLAFSSTHSSTLSFGQIREETFRHPGIDVTHGSTSLGRRIDGVHWINLLGQSLLGEVGGIGGLQDRLHSPDTHVQEMEGGRAVVTLGQWPKAGDTSRGDSLPDYRELARALKPWLSTCPEGYALEGASPSETQSWWRRFLDS, encoded by the coding sequence GTGATTCGGCTCGTCCTGCACTTGCCCTTCGACCATCATGACCTCGCACTCCCCGTGCGCCAGGCGCTCGAACTCTACTTGAGCACCATCGGACAAGGGCCTGAGATCCTCTCCGAGTGGTATGAGCTCGAGACCGAGCCCTTCCCGCTGGACGACGACAACTGGGAGATCATCCGCGCCGTGATGGCCCCACCCAGAGGGGGCCGCTTCCTCGATGACATCGAGAATCCCCAGGAGGCTCACCGATACATCAAGAATCAATTCGAGCGTGCCGTGGAATTGTGGGGTGGAACCACGGGGGTCAGCGGTTATGGCTTCTTCTATCTGGCCCGTCTGCCCTGGCGCGATCCGGGCAACACCGTCAGCCTGGTGAGCTTTTCCTGGCCCACGGAGTACCTGGAAGAACGAGGGCCCAAGAGGATGCGGGAGTTGATCCTGGAACTGGCCTCCCTGTTGCCGTTCTCGTCGGGGCACGCGGGCCTCGCCTTTTCTTCCACCCACTCCTCCACTCTGTCTTTTGGACAGATTCGCGAAGAAACCTTTCGCCATCCGGGCATCGACGTGACCCATGGAAGTACGTCACTGGGGCGGCGGATCGATGGTGTTCATTGGATCAACCTCCTGGGCCAGTCCCTGCTCGGCGAAGTGGGAGGCATTGGTGGTCTCCAGGACCGGCTGCACTCCCCGGACACCCATGTCCAGGAGATGGAGGGGGGGCGAGCCGTGGTGACACTCGGGCAGTGGCCGAAGGCGGGAGACACGTCTCGGGGCGACTCCCTGCCGGACTATCGGGAACTGGCGCGAGCCTTGAAACCCTGGCTGTCCACGTGTCCGGAGGGCTACGCCCTGGAGGGCGCTTCTCCTTCCGAGACTCAGTCATGGTGGCGCCGCTTCCTCGACTCCTGA
- a CDS encoding S8 family peptidase, with product MTTLSKISTSSLPSSRVRTEAPAARAPVEASRAPTAKAAGFDARSNFVDRPTGRRPSGTETPPAALLSKTASLKSVADSKQAPLSGPPVVAVFDGGVDWNHTDLKDAMWTNPWEVAGDGLDNDGNGIEDDIHGFNVGFGSGDPMRGEGTDHGTHVAGIIAAADNGQGNTGVAAGKAQILSVGGIYDGEDLLTNFERSVDYVVDLKNKGANIRAVNASFGDEYRDAASQKRWKDAVQKLADADILLVAATANGNGSNMNNVKDFPANLDLPNVLTVASMDKRNDKLARYSSHGDKVVEMAAVGEDVLSTVPGGDWEEMSGTSMATPRVAATAALMFAENPKLTAAEVRDMLVATTEKDPDLKGKVSSSGKLDIDAALAAARASVGRVAQAA from the coding sequence ATGACGACCCTCTCCAAGATCTCCACCTCGTCCCTGCCGTCGTCGCGCGTGCGCACCGAGGCGCCGGCCGCGCGCGCTCCGGTGGAGGCTTCGCGTGCACCCACCGCGAAGGCGGCTGGCTTCGACGCGCGCTCGAACTTCGTGGATCGTCCCACGGGCCGGCGCCCGAGCGGCACGGAGACGCCGCCCGCCGCGCTGCTGTCGAAGACGGCGTCACTGAAGAGCGTGGCGGACTCCAAGCAGGCGCCCCTGTCGGGCCCGCCGGTGGTCGCCGTGTTCGATGGCGGCGTGGACTGGAACCACACGGACCTGAAGGACGCCATGTGGACCAATCCCTGGGAGGTGGCGGGTGACGGGCTCGACAACGATGGCAATGGCATCGAGGACGACATCCACGGCTTCAACGTGGGTTTTGGCTCGGGGGATCCGATGCGGGGCGAGGGGACGGATCACGGCACGCACGTGGCGGGCATCATCGCGGCGGCGGACAACGGGCAGGGCAACACCGGCGTGGCGGCGGGCAAGGCGCAAATCCTGTCGGTGGGAGGGATTTACGACGGGGAGGATCTGCTCACCAACTTCGAGCGCTCGGTGGACTACGTGGTGGACCTGAAGAACAAGGGGGCGAACATCCGCGCGGTGAACGCGAGCTTCGGTGACGAGTACCGGGACGCGGCCTCGCAGAAGCGCTGGAAGGACGCGGTGCAGAAGCTGGCGGACGCGGACATCCTGCTGGTGGCGGCCACGGCGAATGGCAATGGCAGCAACATGAACAACGTGAAGGACTTCCCGGCGAACCTGGACCTGCCCAACGTGCTGACGGTGGCGTCCATGGACAAGCGCAATGACAAGCTGGCGCGCTACTCCTCGCACGGGGACAAGGTGGTGGAGATGGCGGCGGTGGGCGAGGACGTGCTGAGCACGGTGCCCGGCGGCGACTGGGAGGAGATGAGCGGCACGTCGATGGCGACTCCGCGCGTGGCGGCCACGGCGGCGCTGATGTTCGCGGAGAACCCGAAGCTGACGGCGGCGGAGGTGCGCGACATGCTGGTGGCCACCACGGAGAAGGATCCGGACCTCAAGGGCAAGGTGAGCTCGAGCGGCAAGCTGGACATCGACGCCGCGCTGGCCGCCGCGCGCGCCTCGGTGGGGCGCGTGGCCCAGGCCGCCTGA
- a CDS encoding ankyrin repeat domain-containing protein: protein MSKELFAAIEQHDTARVKALLAGGADPNEPQSEERGLRPLQEAIFALYDGGEVDVLQALIEHGADVNAWDAKRDQTPLLTAVCEQEVEALEVLVRAGADPNVRSSEGIMPLRACAEVGSLSMAALLLYAGAARTINDWGGLSGLTALGHAALRLDLPMIKLLLAAGADPRAPDEDDLHAYDRLPPRAESDSQTWDAAFELLGGAKDRMPL from the coding sequence ATGTCGAAAGAACTCTTCGCAGCGATCGAACAGCACGATACAGCTCGGGTCAAGGCACTGCTGGCTGGGGGAGCCGATCCGAACGAGCCGCAGTCAGAGGAGCGGGGGCTGCGTCCGCTGCAAGAGGCCATCTTCGCACTTTACGATGGAGGCGAGGTCGACGTACTCCAGGCGCTCATCGAGCACGGCGCGGACGTCAACGCTTGGGACGCCAAGCGGGACCAGACCCCATTGTTGACGGCCGTTTGCGAGCAAGAGGTAGAGGCCCTCGAAGTGCTCGTGAGGGCGGGGGCCGACCCCAATGTGCGCAGCAGCGAAGGCATCATGCCGCTGCGGGCATGCGCGGAGGTGGGCAGCCTTTCCATGGCGGCGCTGCTCCTGTACGCGGGGGCCGCCCGGACCATCAACGATTGGGGCGGGCTGTCCGGGCTCACCGCTCTCGGGCATGCGGCACTTCGACTGGACCTACCCATGATCAAGCTACTGCTCGCCGCAGGCGCTGACCCGCGGGCCCCGGACGAGGACGACCTACACGCCTACGACCGTCTGCCGCCGCGTGCTGAATCTGATTCCCAGACATGGGACGCCGCTTTCGAACTGCTCGGAGGAGCGAAGGACCGCATGCCGTTGTAG
- a CDS encoding serine/threonine protein kinase encodes MYVARRDPDTDEAIGDYKVVTRLGAGGRGVVYKVERGGRLFALKLLPGPMDGRTKREIGILVLLENPGVVRYVGSDFWPHPARGYPYIVMEYVPGDTLEAFALKCNPSLRKCVHIVLDVAQTLGEVHGAGVFHRDLKPSNILIREKSERPVLIDFGIASLGGVACLTEARIPPATPEFRAPEPLRFLRENADTTAHYEYTPTDELWALGVTFYWLLTDVYPFGERTDEGEAQGLAERILTRRPVAPHLLNSRVPLAVSRVCMKMLAEWPAERYATVPELCSALQGALTQAENDATWEVPLVDPHDPQVTTTLEDPGLQEPNEVLRAFRKSGKQQPRRGLVRPKKALDLLLARSPEESPRAPIPEAEQDRIPTVGAPREAGTPAAEHEPPGEAGKPAPSASVPPAHEQLAPPVAARFSRAPWRLGLVAALATVSVVGLSVSAGLWGLGLSSHTGKGGPELTRPSMSPPHGSAGGVVDGHEVAPASKPLESFPGEGAAPAGALPPAPTVNAMPRTPTETKKNETQTQRAGLRLPMKPATVAAAAVAGCTLAAGCTGSTTQVRPEPPAISCPQDWRKTHEQFDVEFGGNTATVKGYKGEPGEVVRVKDGPVTLQVGEVGGVGYGRVGKLPVGTLLLGQWQLGDDRLFGTFTEAKIPGVGTVPVCLVAGLKGVTGYTDEHDKHFDCPPGLGVCLYPGSTPGNAKTHTRVKLIRPTGQP; translated from the coding sequence GTGTACGTTGCAAGAAGGGATCCCGACACCGACGAGGCCATCGGGGATTACAAGGTCGTCACGCGGTTGGGCGCGGGGGGCCGTGGCGTCGTGTACAAGGTCGAGCGCGGGGGCCGCCTCTTCGCATTGAAACTGCTTCCCGGCCCCATGGACGGGAGAACCAAGCGAGAAATCGGTATCCTCGTTCTCCTGGAGAATCCGGGCGTCGTGCGTTACGTAGGCTCGGACTTCTGGCCGCATCCCGCGAGAGGTTACCCCTATATCGTCATGGAGTACGTGCCGGGAGACACGCTGGAAGCGTTTGCACTCAAGTGCAATCCCTCCTTACGCAAGTGCGTGCATATCGTGTTGGACGTGGCGCAAACGCTGGGGGAAGTGCATGGGGCGGGGGTGTTTCATCGCGACTTGAAGCCCTCCAATATCCTGATTCGCGAAAAGAGCGAACGCCCGGTGTTGATTGATTTTGGTATCGCTTCTCTGGGCGGCGTGGCGTGTCTCACGGAGGCGCGGATTCCACCTGCAACGCCAGAGTTCCGCGCCCCGGAGCCCTTGCGCTTCCTGCGCGAGAACGCGGACACCACGGCTCATTATGAATACACCCCCACGGACGAGCTGTGGGCGCTGGGCGTCACGTTCTACTGGCTGCTGACGGATGTGTACCCTTTCGGGGAGAGGACGGACGAGGGGGAAGCGCAAGGACTGGCCGAGCGCATCCTGACGCGGCGGCCCGTGGCGCCTCACCTGCTCAATTCTCGCGTGCCGCTGGCCGTCTCTCGGGTGTGCATGAAGATGCTGGCCGAATGGCCTGCTGAGCGCTACGCGACAGTGCCGGAGCTGTGTTCGGCCCTCCAAGGGGCGTTGACCCAAGCGGAGAATGACGCCACCTGGGAGGTGCCCCTCGTGGACCCCCACGACCCCCAGGTCACGACGACCCTGGAGGACCCGGGGCTCCAGGAACCCAACGAGGTTCTGCGCGCTTTTCGCAAGAGTGGAAAGCAACAGCCCCGGCGTGGGCTCGTGCGTCCGAAAAAGGCACTGGACCTTCTTCTGGCTCGCTCACCGGAAGAGTCGCCAAGAGCCCCCATCCCGGAGGCGGAGCAGGACCGAATCCCAACGGTGGGCGCCCCGCGTGAGGCCGGGACGCCCGCCGCAGAGCACGAGCCGCCCGGAGAAGCCGGGAAGCCCGCTCCAAGCGCTTCCGTACCGCCAGCGCATGAGCAGCTCGCCCCGCCCGTGGCCGCCCGGTTCTCCCGTGCCCCGTGGCGCCTGGGGCTCGTGGCGGCCCTGGCCACCGTGTCCGTCGTGGGCCTGTCCGTGAGCGCGGGCCTGTGGGGGCTTGGCCTTTCGAGTCACACCGGCAAGGGCGGGCCCGAGCTGACGCGACCGTCCATGTCTCCGCCCCATGGCTCGGCCGGGGGAGTCGTGGACGGTCACGAAGTGGCGCCAGCCTCGAAGCCGCTGGAATCTTTCCCTGGAGAAGGCGCGGCGCCCGCAGGGGCTCTACCTCCCGCGCCGACAGTCAACGCCATGCCTCGCACGCCCACTGAAACGAAGAAGAACGAGACTCAGACGCAACGCGCAGGGCTCCGCCTTCCGATGAAGCCCGCGACCGTGGCCGCTGCTGCCGTTGCTGGCTGTACGCTGGCCGCAGGCTGTACTGGCAGTACAACCCAGGTGCGCCCCGAGCCCCCCGCGATTTCCTGCCCCCAGGATTGGCGGAAGACCCACGAGCAGTTCGACGTTGAGTTCGGCGGCAACACCGCCACGGTCAAAGGGTACAAGGGTGAGCCCGGAGAGGTGGTCAGGGTGAAGGATGGCCCTGTTACCCTCCAGGTGGGTGAGGTCGGTGGCGTTGGATACGGGAGAGTTGGCAAGCTGCCTGTCGGCACCCTGCTACTTGGACAGTGGCAGCTCGGCGACGACCGCCTTTTCGGCACCTTCACCGAGGCGAAGATTCCAGGCGTGGGGACTGTCCCCGTGTGTTTGGTTGCTGGCCTGAAAGGCGTCACGGGCTACACGGACGAGCACGACAAGCATTTTGATTGTCCCCCCGGCTTGGGCGTGTGCCTCTATCCCGGAAGCACGCCCGGCAACGCCAAGACACACACACGAGTTAAGCTCATTCGGCCCACCGGGCAACCCTAA
- a CDS encoding helix-turn-helix domain-containing protein translates to MTTPPGCDSNAPEFLTVDEAANLLRVNRKTLYESIRRGEVPGTIHVGRSVRLRRSVLLSWTPGNSSPALGKKP, encoded by the coding sequence ATGACCACGCCCCCCGGGTGTGATTCCAATGCACCTGAATTCCTGACCGTGGACGAAGCCGCCAATCTCCTGCGCGTGAACCGGAAGACGCTCTACGAGTCGATCCGGCGCGGCGAGGTGCCGGGAACTATCCACGTAGGTCGATCTGTCCGACTTCGCCGGAGCGTTCTGCTATCCTGGACGCCGGGTAACAGCAGTCCCGCGCTTGGAAAGAAACCATGA